From one Acidobacteriota bacterium genomic stretch:
- the cphA gene encoding cyanophycin synthetase: MEILEIRTLRGPNYWSGYWKQLIIMRLDIGTYEDNPSNKIRGFYRRMTEVMPTLLSHGCSYGEEGGFLKRVKRGTWAGHIIEHLALELQTLAGMEVGYGRTRETSERGIYNVVFAYFEEEVGRYAARAAVKMFLDLAEGVKPVAELQAELAREVQEMREIREDVRFGPSTGSIVEEAESRDIPYIRLNDQSLVQLGFGVHQQRIQATTTSHTNMISVDIAGDKSATKKLLGDMGVPVPRGYSIRDEEDLDRTVERVGFPVVIKPLDGNHGKGATVGINTIDDAKIAFAKAKEYSRWVIVEKQLIGNDFRALIVNNRLIAVAERVPANVVGDGKLTIQQLIDKTNEDPRRGYGHENVLTQITIDQQTERLIRAKSYTLETVLPKGEILYLKTTANISTGGTAIDRTDEVHPENVFLFERIARIIGLDVAGIDVIAPNVAEPLSENGGGIIEVNAAPGFRMHLAPSEGIGRNVAEHVVDMLFPPGKPSRIPIFSITGTNGKTTTTRLIAHILRNSGKNVGFTTTDGTYIGNNQIVTGDNTGPVSAQLVLRDPTVEVAVLETARGGIIRAGLGFDHCDIGIVTNIAADHLGLKDVNTLEDLARVKSVVPRSVNKKGFAVLNAEDPLVYGMKELVDGHLVYFSMDENHPNIQRQARRGRVSCVYENGYVTILKGKWKVRIEKALNIPLTYGGRAEFMIQNVLAATLACFVHGVSLEDIRVGLTTFTPSLAQTPGRLNFLEIGDFTVLMDFAHNPAGFAGLQKFIGKLPFKHKTCILSGVGDRRDEDIREMGKLAGETFDKIIIRRGDYLRGRTEKEVLALLQKGIKASKKSPVVEIVHESKEAIYHAFKKAKKGELVAILADSVDKDIAIVKQYRDEMLG, translated from the coding sequence ATGGAAATTCTTGAAATCAGAACACTCCGCGGTCCCAATTATTGGAGCGGGTATTGGAAACAACTTATCATTATGCGGCTCGACATCGGGACGTACGAGGATAATCCGTCGAACAAGATCCGCGGTTTTTACAGGCGGATGACTGAGGTGATGCCGACGCTCCTGTCGCACGGCTGCAGTTATGGCGAAGAAGGCGGATTTCTGAAACGCGTCAAACGCGGCACGTGGGCAGGCCACATCATCGAGCATCTCGCGCTCGAGCTTCAAACGCTTGCCGGAATGGAAGTCGGTTACGGCCGCACCCGGGAAACCAGCGAACGCGGCATATACAACGTCGTTTTCGCCTATTTTGAAGAGGAAGTCGGACGCTACGCGGCCCGCGCCGCCGTGAAGATGTTTCTCGATCTTGCAGAAGGGGTCAAGCCCGTCGCCGAACTGCAGGCCGAACTTGCGCGTGAAGTTCAGGAAATGCGCGAGATCCGGGAAGATGTCCGATTCGGACCGTCGACCGGGTCGATCGTTGAAGAAGCTGAGAGCCGGGACATTCCGTATATCCGGCTTAACGATCAGTCGCTCGTCCAGCTCGGTTTCGGCGTCCACCAGCAGCGGATCCAGGCGACGACCACTTCGCATACGAATATGATCTCGGTCGATATCGCCGGCGACAAAAGCGCGACCAAGAAATTGCTCGGAGATATGGGTGTTCCGGTGCCGCGCGGCTACTCGATCCGTGACGAGGAAGATCTTGATCGGACGGTCGAGCGCGTCGGGTTTCCGGTCGTCATTAAGCCGCTCGACGGGAATCACGGCAAAGGCGCGACCGTCGGGATCAACACCATCGACGACGCGAAGATCGCGTTTGCGAAGGCCAAAGAGTATTCGCGTTGGGTGATCGTTGAAAAACAGCTTATCGGAAACGATTTCCGCGCGCTGATCGTCAACAACCGGCTGATCGCCGTCGCCGAACGTGTTCCGGCAAACGTCGTCGGCGATGGAAAACTCACGATTCAGCAGTTGATCGACAAGACCAACGAAGATCCGCGGCGCGGTTACGGGCACGAAAACGTCCTGACTCAGATCACCATCGATCAGCAGACAGAGCGCTTGATCCGGGCCAAATCGTACACTCTCGAAACGGTTCTTCCAAAGGGCGAGATTCTGTATCTGAAAACGACCGCGAACATTTCGACCGGCGGCACGGCGATCGACCGAACGGACGAAGTTCATCCCGAAAACGTCTTTCTTTTCGAGCGAATCGCTCGGATCATCGGCCTTGACGTCGCCGGCATCGACGTCATCGCGCCGAACGTCGCCGAACCGCTTTCCGAGAACGGCGGCGGAATCATCGAGGTCAACGCCGCGCCGGGCTTTCGTATGCACCTCGCGCCGAGCGAGGGAATCGGACGCAACGTCGCCGAACACGTCGTCGATATGCTTTTCCCGCCCGGAAAACCTTCCCGAATTCCGATCTTTTCAATCACCGGAACAAACGGGAAAACGACGACGACGCGCCTCATCGCGCATATTCTAAGGAACAGCGGCAAAAACGTCGGATTCACGACGACGGACGGAACGTATATCGGCAATAATCAGATCGTCACCGGCGACAACACGGGACCGGTTTCGGCGCAGCTCGTATTGCGCGACCCGACGGTCGAGGTCGCGGTTCTTGAAACCGCGCGCGGCGGCATCATCCGCGCGGGGCTCGGGTTCGATCATTGCGACATCGGCATCGTGACGAACATTGCGGCCGACCATCTCGGACTGAAAGATGTCAACACGCTTGAAGATCTGGCGCGCGTCAAATCCGTTGTCCCGCGCTCCGTCAACAAAAAGGGATTTGCCGTTCTAAACGCCGAAGACCCGCTCGTTTACGGTATGAAAGAGCTTGTCGACGGGCATCTCGTCTATTTTTCGATGGACGAGAATCATCCGAACATACAGCGCCAGGCTCGCCGCGGACGCGTTTCCTGCGTTTACGAGAACGGCTATGTCACGATCCTCAAGGGCAAGTGGAAGGTCCGCATCGAAAAGGCCCTGAACATCCCGCTGACGTACGGCGGCCGCGCCGAGTTTATGATTCAGAATGTGCTCGCGGCGACGCTCGCGTGCTTCGTGCACGGCGTTTCGCTCGAGGATATTCGCGTCGGTCTGACGACCTTCACGCCGTCGCTCGCGCAAACTCCGGGAAGGTTAAATTTCCTCGAGATCGGCGACTTCACGGTTCTGATGGACTTTGCACATAATCCCGCCGGATTCGCGGGATTGCAGAAGTTCATCGGCAAGCTCCCGTTCAAGCACAAGACCTGTATCCTGAGCGGCGTCGGCGACCGCCGCGACGAGGACATCCGTGAGATGGGCAAGCTCGCCGGCGAAACCTTTGACAAGATCATCATCCGCCGCGGCGATTACCTTCGCGGACGAACTGAAAAGGAGGTCCTCGCTCTGCTTCAAAAGGGAATCAAGGCGTCGAAGAAGAGTCCCGTCGTCGAGATCGTCCACGAGTCAAAGGAAGCGATCTACCACGCCTTCAAGAAAGCGAAGAAAGGCGAACTGGTTGCGATCCTTGCGGATTCGGTCGACAAGGACATCGCGATTGTCAAGCAGTACCGCGATGAGATGTTGGGATGA
- a CDS encoding four helix bundle protein, with protein sequence MATFRRFEDLGVWKLAFECAELIYDVTENGEFARDYALRNQIRRAGVSIFSNIAEGFERDGNREFANFLSISKGSCGEARAQLVFAKRLNYIGEQRFLQLHRKLEETSRQLSRLRSYLVKTPMKGRRWEEDNY encoded by the coding sequence ATGGCTACTTTTAGGAGATTTGAAGACTTAGGGGTTTGGAAACTGGCGTTCGAATGCGCTGAGTTGATTTACGACGTCACCGAGAACGGTGAATTTGCGAGAGATTACGCGTTGCGCAACCAGATTCGTCGTGCTGGCGTTTCGATCTTCTCAAATATCGCGGAAGGATTCGAGCGTGACGGCAACCGCGAGTTCGCGAACTTTTTGTCTATCTCAAAAGGTTCTTGCGGTGAAGCGAGAGCACAGTTAGTGTTTGCGAAACGTCTTAACTACATTGGTGAACAGCGATTTCTCCAACTTCACCGGAAGCTCGAAGAAACGAGTCGTCAGCTTTCGCGACTCCGGAGTTATCTGGTCAAGACGCCGATGAAAGGTCGACGTTGGGAAGAAGACAATTACTAG
- a CDS encoding cyanophycinase — MSIQSDREVFGGHLLVIGGAEDKYNERRILRKFLELAGGEKAKILIVPVASDYPEFAADVYTQAFRHLGVSSPRVLRVTSRQDAFQANADELLDGVTGVFISGGDQMRLTSILGGTKFAQKLRVLVRETDIVLAGTSAGAAGMSTSMIVRGDSASHPQKSAVRLSPGLGFLKNIIIDQHFSERGRMSRLLTAVSYNPYNLGVGIDENTAIILDKKGELEVFGEGTVTIVDGSEISFNEIAEVDDHRPFAVCGAQIHILRDGLKYDYFERHLMPVESEFLLPDIR; from the coding sequence ATGAGTATTCAATCAGACCGAGAGGTTTTCGGAGGTCATCTTCTTGTCATCGGCGGTGCCGAGGACAAATACAACGAACGGAGGATCCTGCGAAAGTTCCTCGAACTTGCCGGCGGTGAGAAGGCTAAGATCCTGATCGTGCCGGTCGCGTCGGATTATCCTGAATTCGCGGCCGATGTTTACACGCAAGCGTTTCGGCACCTCGGAGTCTCATCTCCCAGAGTTCTTCGCGTGACATCGCGTCAGGACGCGTTTCAGGCCAATGCCGACGAACTTCTGGACGGCGTCACGGGCGTTTTCATTTCCGGCGGCGACCAGATGCGTTTGACGTCGATCCTCGGCGGGACGAAGTTCGCACAGAAGCTTCGGGTGCTCGTTCGCGAGACAGACATCGTTCTCGCGGGGACGAGCGCCGGAGCTGCCGGAATGTCGACTTCGATGATCGTCCGCGGCGATTCGGCCTCGCATCCGCAAAAGAGCGCCGTGCGGCTTTCGCCGGGGCTCGGATTCCTTAAGAACATCATTATCGACCAGCATTTCTCGGAACGCGGACGGATGAGCCGTTTGCTGACCGCAGTTTCGTACAACCCGTACAATCTCGGCGTCGGGATCGACGAGAACACCGCGATAATTCTCGACAAGAAAGGCGAGCTCGAGGTCTTCGGTGAGGGCACGGTAACGATCGTCGACGGCTCCGAGATCAGTTTCAACGAGATTGCGGAGGTCGATGACCATCGCCCGTTCGCCGTCTGCGGCGCACAGATCCACATCCTCCGCGACGGACTGAAATACGACTATTTCGAACGGCATCTGATGCCCGTCGAAAGCGAGTTCTTGCTGCCGGATATCAGGTGA
- a CDS encoding winged helix-turn-helix transcriptional regulator, which yields MFFGLFLDFFRIRLDFPFFIGLFQNCDISKRSEISFISGNFQRKTMLYRFGSFRLDSSDRRFWRPENPVTLKPKQFDLLLYLVENAGRVTTKNELLDRIVWLFS from the coding sequence ATGTTTTTCGGATTATTTTTGGATTTCTTTCGGATTCGGTTGGATTTTCCGTTTTTTATCGGACTATTTCAAAATTGCGACATCTCGAAACGGTCGGAGATCTCTTTTATCAGCGGAAATTTTCAACGAAAAACTATGCTTTACCGGTTCGGCTCGTTTCGTCTTGACTCGTCCGATCGTCGTTTTTGGCGCCCGGAGAACCCGGTAACGCTCAAACCGAAACAGTTCGACCTGCTTTTGTATCTGGTCGAAAACGCGGGTCGCGTGACGACAAAAAATGAACTGCTCGATCGTATTGTCTGGCTGTTTTCTTGA
- a CDS encoding FeoB-associated Cys-rich membrane protein, with amino-acid sequence MSVQTLIVVLIVLGAVGYVLLTVRRQIAGSRPKKDGCGEDCGCGK; translated from the coding sequence ATGTCAGTCCAGACGTTGATCGTTGTCCTCATCGTGCTCGGAGCCGTCGGCTACGTCCTGCTGACCGTTCGCCGGCAGATCGCGGGATCGCGTCCGAAAAAGGATGGATGCGGCGAAGATTGCGGATGCGGAAAATGA
- the feoB gene encoding ferrous iron transport protein B, producing the protein MNKNVNPNGTRELIIALAGNPNAGKTTLFNALTGMRQKVANYPGVTVERKEGNWLVGDKPARIIDLPGLYSIDATSLDEQIARDVLTGADSSLPHPDVVIAAVDSTNLERNLYLVTQLLELQIPTVVALTMIDEFERQKHQIDTGRLSKLLGVPVVAVDASTGRGVEELADSAAKMIDSRRPVPDNLNTAAETSQNAKIFARYSFISEVVQESVKHMDLDAHNFSEKLDRVLTHRFFGLVILVAVLLVVFQTIFSWANIPMDLLEKGFGALGDLARTNMPEGILTDLIVDGIIAGVGGVLVFLPQILLLFLFISILEDSGYMARAAFLLDKLMSRVGLHGKAFLPLMSSFACAIPGIMAARTIENPKDRLATILIAPFMSCSARLPVYTLMIATFFAGQTVFGFISLGAVLMLAMYALGIFAALVVALILKKSVLRTSSQPPFVMELPPYRLPNLRNVMQNMFLRAWLFVKRAGTVILAISIVLWALMYFPKSAPPAGIAESPESYQLTHSFAGTLGQAIEPAIRPLGFDWKIGVALIASFAAREVLVSTLSIVYNVGKGADEESETLISAIHDARDADGKPTWTPLTALTLMVFFVLAMQCMSTVAIVRRETNSWRWPAFMIVYMTGLAYLAAFVTYQGGKLLGF; encoded by the coding sequence ATGAACAAGAACGTCAATCCAAACGGGACCCGCGAATTGATAATCGCGTTGGCCGGAAACCCGAACGCCGGAAAAACGACGCTCTTCAATGCGCTCACGGGAATGCGGCAGAAGGTCGCGAATTATCCTGGCGTGACGGTCGAGAGAAAGGAAGGGAACTGGCTTGTCGGCGACAAACCGGCACGGATAATCGATCTGCCCGGACTCTACAGCATCGATGCGACCTCGCTCGACGAACAGATCGCCCGCGATGTTCTGACCGGCGCGGATTCCTCGCTTCCGCACCCCGACGTCGTGATCGCGGCCGTCGATTCGACCAATCTCGAACGCAACCTGTATCTCGTCACGCAACTGCTCGAACTTCAGATCCCGACCGTCGTCGCGCTGACGATGATCGATGAGTTTGAGCGCCAGAAACACCAGATCGATACTGGGAGACTCTCGAAACTCCTGGGCGTGCCGGTGGTCGCGGTCGATGCGTCGACCGGCCGCGGCGTTGAAGAGTTGGCCGATTCCGCGGCCAAAATGATCGACAGCCGAAGGCCCGTGCCCGACAACCTGAACACCGCGGCCGAAACGAGCCAGAATGCGAAGATCTTTGCGCGGTACAGTTTCATATCCGAGGTCGTTCAGGAAAGCGTCAAGCATATGGATCTTGACGCCCATAATTTCTCCGAAAAGTTGGACCGCGTTTTGACTCACCGGTTCTTCGGACTCGTGATCCTCGTCGCCGTTTTGCTCGTTGTTTTTCAGACGATCTTTTCGTGGGCCAACATTCCGATGGATCTTCTGGAAAAAGGATTCGGGGCATTGGGCGATCTCGCCCGGACGAATATGCCGGAGGGTATTCTGACCGATCTGATCGTTGACGGGATCATCGCCGGCGTCGGGGGAGTCCTCGTCTTTCTGCCTCAAATCCTGCTTTTGTTCCTTTTCATTTCCATTCTCGAAGACTCGGGCTATATGGCCCGGGCCGCATTTTTGCTCGACAAGCTGATGTCGCGCGTTGGACTTCACGGCAAAGCCTTCCTACCGTTGATGAGCAGTTTCGCCTGCGCGATTCCGGGGATAATGGCGGCCCGGACGATCGAGAATCCGAAGGACCGTTTGGCGACCATCCTGATCGCGCCGTTTATGAGCTGTTCGGCGCGTCTTCCGGTCTATACGTTGATGATCGCGACGTTTTTCGCCGGTCAGACCGTATTCGGGTTCATATCGCTCGGCGCGGTCCTTATGCTCGCGATGTACGCGCTTGGGATCTTTGCCGCGCTCGTCGTCGCCCTGATCCTCAAAAAGAGCGTTCTCCGGACATCGTCGCAACCACCGTTTGTGATGGAATTGCCGCCCTATCGCCTGCCGAATCTGCGGAATGTGATGCAGAATATGTTTTTGCGCGCGTGGCTCTTTGTAAAGCGTGCCGGAACCGTCATTCTTGCCATCTCGATCGTGCTTTGGGCGCTGATGTATTTCCCGAAATCCGCGCCGCCGGCGGGGATTGCCGAAAGTCCCGAATCCTACCAGTTGACTCATAGTTTTGCAGGAACGCTCGGACAGGCGATTGAACCGGCGATCAGGCCGCTCGGGTTCGATTGGAAGATCGGTGTTGCACTGATCGCGAGTTTCGCCGCGCGCGAGGTTCTGGTTTCGACCCTGAGTATCGTATACAACGTCGGGAAGGGCGCGGATGAAGAATCGGAGACGCTGATCTCGGCGATACACGACGCCCGCGACGCTGACGGTAAGCCGACCTGGACGCCGCTCACGGCGCTGACACTGATGGTCTTTTTTGTGCTCGCGATGCAATGTATGTCGACCGTCGCGATCGTGCGGCGTGAAACCAATTCCTGGCGGTGGCCCGCATTTATGATCGTTTATATGACCGGGCTCGCGTATCTCGCCGCCTTTGTGACCTATCAGGGTGGGAAATTGCTCGGATTCTGA
- a CDS encoding ferrous iron transport protein A has protein sequence MADSQRFVGTEAEKGRNQVTTLLSELAIGATAKVVNVSGEGMIAKRLMEMGVVPGVTVRVVKAAPFGDPIQIRVRGYSLAIRRNEAETIEVTE, from the coding sequence ATGGCTGATAGTCAACGTTTTGTGGGAACTGAAGCCGAAAAAGGAAGGAATCAGGTGACAACGCTCCTTTCGGAACTCGCGATCGGCGCCACGGCGAAGGTCGTCAATGTCAGCGGCGAGGGTATGATCGCCAAGCGGCTGATGGAAATGGGCGTCGTTCCGGGCGTTACGGTGCGTGTCGTAAAGGCGGCTCCGTTCGGCGACCCGATCCAGATTCGGGTCCGCGGTTACAGCCTCGCGATCCGGCGAAACGAGGCGGAAACGATCGAAGTCACCGAATGA
- a CDS encoding nuclear transport factor 2 family protein, protein MRKAILLVATLFLTATLQIAAQSESDREAITQAALNYADGWYTGDPLKMESALHPDLAKRRAVTNDKGQSRLDELSALGLVQGTRAGYGKNTPEKDRQKDVKILDVTGNAATVKLEMRDWVDYMHIAKVNGKWLIVNVLWELKPKKEGIR, encoded by the coding sequence ATGAGAAAAGCAATTCTTCTGGTTGCGACATTGTTTTTAACCGCAACTCTTCAGATTGCGGCGCAATCCGAAAGCGACCGCGAGGCGATCACCCAGGCGGCGTTGAACTACGCCGACGGCTGGTACACGGGAGATCCCTTGAAGATGGAGAGCGCGCTTCATCCGGACCTTGCCAAGCGCCGCGCCGTGACGAACGACAAGGGCCAAAGTCGCCTCGATGAGTTGAGCGCGCTCGGTCTCGTCCAGGGGACGCGCGCGGGCTACGGCAAGAACACTCCCGAAAAAGATCGGCAAAAGGACGTCAAGATACTCGATGTTACCGGCAACGCGGCGACCGTCAAACTTGAAATGCGTGACTGGGTCGATTATATGCACATCGCGAAGGTGAATGGTAAATGGCTGATAGTCAACGTTTTGTGGGAACTGAAGCCGAAAAAGGAAGGAATCAGGTGA
- a CDS encoding DUF3108 domain-containing protein, whose protein sequence is MKLHRNINRVGSGFGLRDAGLRRPAILATLFVLAAYGLLLPSAGGAARDGFRSGEKLTYTISYDQYRNAGYAEIQVVSSGKIGGRDAVELRSKFKTFEFVAAAYYLIDESRTVFVAPDTGLPLYVKSTKNSGVFPEETISNFLDQPSTSYDLLSLIYRVRQSGGAGNFPILENGKGFTVTAVPGVVEKVKTDAGEFETTVSGLQSEFFTQAGVSDVRINFSNDPDRLPVLIRFRAGRGEFRISLAGLERAAEPVASPTPSPTKPPAATPSPTPKATPKPYIDDQPLGSEIPFSLGETLEFKIASGGQAVGTIEFQAKERRQLPLNGIKRDGLLLTATVTGSENGSNLFRTGDVFKSWVDPQDLQPLQSEVKFNGQLGSLNQIVRFDQDRGTATLEGNQQVQIPVNTHSLLSLFYAARSFNLRPSKDATNPVNDTRVAVLFGNQFYVFMLRPSNAQIITLRGEKVPAQLVTVFTGNPQLDALNIRFWLSNDQRRTPLRFAVGAYQADLSRESSARSN, encoded by the coding sequence ATGAAACTTCATAGAAACATAAATCGCGTTGGATCTGGTTTCGGTCTTCGCGATGCGGGCCTTCGGCGACCCGCGATCCTCGCAACGCTATTCGTTCTCGCCGCGTACGGCCTTCTTTTGCCGTCGGCTGGGGGCGCCGCGAGGGACGGTTTTCGGTCGGGCGAGAAACTCACCTACACGATAAGTTATGACCAGTACAGGAACGCCGGCTACGCTGAGATTCAAGTCGTTTCGAGCGGCAAGATCGGAGGCCGCGACGCGGTTGAGCTCCGCTCGAAATTCAAGACTTTCGAGTTTGTCGCCGCGGCGTATTATCTGATCGACGAATCGCGCACGGTTTTTGTCGCACCGGACACGGGATTGCCGCTTTACGTGAAGTCGACGAAGAATTCGGGGGTGTTTCCCGAAGAAACGATCTCTAACTTCCTCGATCAGCCATCAACCAGCTACGATCTTCTGTCCCTGATCTATCGCGTCCGGCAATCCGGCGGCGCCGGCAATTTCCCGATCCTCGAAAACGGCAAAGGTTTCACCGTTACCGCGGTGCCGGGAGTCGTCGAAAAGGTCAAGACGGACGCCGGCGAGTTCGAGACGACCGTCTCGGGCCTTCAAAGCGAGTTCTTTACGCAAGCGGGTGTTTCAGACGTACGCATCAACTTCAGCAATGATCCGGACCGGCTTCCCGTTTTGATTCGGTTCCGCGCCGGCCGCGGCGAGTTTCGAATCTCGTTGGCGGGTCTTGAGAGGGCTGCGGAACCGGTCGCTTCGCCGACGCCGAGCCCGACCAAGCCCCCGGCCGCAACGCCGAGCCCGACACCCAAAGCGACGCCGAAACCTTACATCGACGATCAACCGCTTGGATCGGAGATTCCGTTTTCGCTGGGCGAGACGCTCGAATTCAAGATCGCGAGCGGCGGCCAGGCCGTCGGAACAATTGAATTCCAAGCGAAAGAGCGACGACAACTGCCGCTGAACGGTATCAAACGAGACGGACTTTTGCTGACGGCGACGGTCACCGGATCCGAGAACGGATCGAACTTGTTCCGCACGGGAGATGTTTTCAAATCGTGGGTCGATCCGCAGGATCTCCAACCGCTTCAAAGTGAGGTCAAGTTCAACGGGCAATTGGGTTCGCTCAATCAGATCGTGAGATTCGACCAGGATCGCGGGACGGCGACGCTTGAGGGAAACCAGCAAGTTCAGATCCCGGTCAATACTCATTCGCTGCTTTCACTTTTCTACGCCGCGCGGTCTTTCAATCTCAGGCCGAGCAAGGACGCGACGAATCCGGTCAACGACACGAGGGTAGCCGTTCTTTTCGGAAATCAGTTCTACGTCTTTATGCTGCGACCGTCGAACGCACAGATAATCACGCTCCGCGGCGAAAAGGTTCCGGCACAACTTGTGACGGTATTCACCGGCAATCCGCAACTCGACGCGCTCAATATACGCTTTTGGCTGAGCAACGATCAACGGCGAACGCCCCTGAGGTTTGCCGTCGGCGCGTATCAGGCGGACCTCTCGCGCGAATCCTCCGCAAGATCCAATTAA
- the pyrF gene encoding orotidine-5'-phosphate decarboxylase: protein MNARDRIIVALDVPSASAARSIVDELQSEVGAFKIGLQLFTAAGTSLVSELVGRGVRLFLDLKFHDIPNTVAKASIEAARTGVWMFNVHSLGGGEMMRRTVAEVREFCERERLSHPKIIGVTILTSSGSETLAEVGIKGDMSSQVLNLARLTAECGLDGVVASPLEIELIRKQFGAGFLIVTPGIRPGTGMPDPRSGTSDDQKRVMTPARAVAAGSDYLVIGRPILDAADRRAAVRDIISEIENG, encoded by the coding sequence ATGAACGCAAGAGATAGGATTATCGTCGCGCTCGATGTGCCGAGCGCCTCCGCCGCAAGATCTATTGTCGATGAACTTCAAAGCGAGGTCGGCGCCTTCAAGATCGGCTTGCAGTTGTTTACCGCGGCCGGCACCTCGCTAGTTTCAGAATTGGTCGGCCGGGGAGTCAGGCTTTTCCTGGACCTCAAGTTTCACGATATTCCGAACACCGTGGCGAAGGCCTCGATCGAGGCCGCGCGGACCGGTGTTTGGATGTTCAACGTACATTCGCTCGGGGGCGGTGAAATGATGCGGCGAACGGTTGCCGAGGTTAGGGAATTCTGCGAAAGGGAACGGCTGTCCCACCCGAAGATCATCGGCGTCACGATCCTTACGAGCTCCGGTTCGGAGACTCTTGCCGAAGTCGGAATCAAAGGCGATATGTCTTCGCAAGTTTTGAATTTAGCTCGACTTACGGCAGAATGTGGGTTGGACGGCGTGGTCGCTTCACCGCTCGAGATCGAACTGATCCGAAAGCAGTTCGGCGCCGGGTTTCTGATCGTCACTCCGGGCATCAGGCCCGGAACGGGAATGCCGGATCCTAGAAGTGGAACTTCCGATGATCAAAAGCGTGTAATGACTCCGGCGAGAGCGGTTGCGGCGGGTTCGGATTATCTTGTGATCGGCCGTCCGATCCTTGACGCGGCGGATCGGAGAGCCGCGGTGCGTGACATTATTTCTGAGATCGAGAACGGCTGA
- a CDS encoding 2-nitropropane dioxygenase: MEKFTVLCPCCEAALTIDSQTGALLAHEEKKKLVGSFEDLQSELGKKKDLRDQLFAQEMSSQKDRERLLEEKFNEALKRAEGEKHLPFKNPLDLD; this comes from the coding sequence ATGGAGAAATTCACCGTTTTGTGTCCGTGTTGCGAGGCCGCTCTGACGATCGATTCTCAGACCGGCGCGCTTCTCGCCCACGAAGAAAAGAAGAAATTGGTCGGATCGTTCGAAGATCTGCAGAGCGAACTAGGCAAGAAGAAAGACCTGCGAGATCAGCTGTTCGCGCAGGAGATGTCTTCTCAAAAAGACCGCGAGCGCCTGCTTGAAGAGAAATTCAATGAGGCGCTGAAACGCGCCGAAGGCGAAAAGCACTTGCCTTTCAAGAATCCGCTCGACCTTGATTGA